One stretch of Streptococcus australis DNA includes these proteins:
- a CDS encoding AraC family transcriptional regulator, translated as MADRSRFLRDNPSDFPYDFEKQILSKTSPDTIYHCHPELEIIYVTKGSAIVHINSERFESREGDIFLIQPTSLHAIYSHKDQELFSTNFRIHLDYLGRSQIDSFSQRYIQPIQSGHFYLTPRISSVDKAYDQIQPCLLSLFSILEEKGIYYDLLIKSKLYELLHLLFKYRYVNRHYTDDTYQKYQKLKEVICYLEQHYSEAIHIEQLAATFGYSKNHFMSIFKQHTGASCMDYLLQLRLEKSCEKLVQTNLSIQEIASQVGFTNLSNFNRQFKQHYHLTPRQYRNQQLKKKT; from the coding sequence ATGGCAGACCGTTCACGTTTCTTACGAGATAACCCATCTGACTTCCCATATGATTTTGAAAAACAAATCTTATCCAAAACGTCTCCTGACACAATCTATCATTGTCATCCTGAACTAGAGATTATTTATGTTACAAAGGGTTCTGCCATCGTTCATATCAACTCAGAACGCTTTGAAAGTCGTGAAGGAGATATTTTTCTTATCCAACCGACCTCTCTCCATGCTATCTATTCTCACAAAGATCAAGAACTATTTTCTACCAACTTTCGGATCCATCTAGATTATCTTGGGAGAAGTCAAATTGATAGCTTTAGCCAACGCTATATCCAACCCATCCAATCTGGTCACTTTTACCTTACTCCTCGAATATCATCAGTCGATAAGGCCTATGATCAAATTCAACCCTGCCTTCTTTCCCTCTTTTCTATCCTTGAAGAAAAAGGCATATACTACGATCTACTCATAAAATCTAAACTATACGAATTGCTTCATCTTCTCTTTAAGTATAGATATGTCAATCGACACTATACAGATGATACCTACCAAAAATACCAAAAACTAAAAGAAGTGATTTGCTACCTTGAACAGCACTACTCAGAAGCCATTCATATTGAACAACTGGCTGCAACATTTGGATATAGTAAAAATCACTTTATGAGTATTTTCAAGCAACATACTGGAGCCAGTTGTATGGACTACCTGCTCCAGTTACGTCTTGAGAAATCCTGTGAGAAACTCGTCCAAACCAATCTCAGCATTCAAGAAATTGCAAGCCAAGTCGGTTTCACCAACCTTTCAAACTTCAACCGTCAATTTAAGCAACACTATCATTTAACACCTAGACAGTATCGAAACCAACAACTTAAAAAGAAAACATGA
- a CDS encoding NADPH-dependent FMN reductase produces MKLVAIVGTNSDRSTNRKLLKFMQKHFSDKADIEVLEIKQLPAFNEPEDKQAPAEVQAFSEKILATDGVIISTPEYNHTIPAPLASALEWIAYTSRALINKPTMIVGASLGLLGTSRAQAHLRQILDAPELKARVMPGTEFFLGHSEQVLDDECHLNNPEKVAELEEHFSEFQNFVELTKALVKPEDTNRKKSFIWEEWLKA; encoded by the coding sequence ATGAAACTAGTTGCTATCGTTGGAACCAATTCGGATCGCTCAACCAATCGGAAACTATTGAAATTTATGCAAAAGCACTTTTCGGATAAAGCCGACATTGAGGTATTGGAAATCAAACAATTGCCAGCATTTAACGAACCTGAGGACAAGCAAGCGCCAGCTGAAGTTCAAGCTTTTTCAGAAAAAATTCTTGCCACAGATGGTGTGATTATTTCAACACCTGAGTACAATCACACAATACCAGCACCTTTGGCCTCTGCTTTGGAGTGGATTGCTTATACTAGTCGTGCCTTAATCAATAAACCAACTATGATTGTAGGTGCTTCTCTAGGCTTGCTAGGAACATCTAGAGCGCAGGCACATTTACGTCAGATTTTAGATGCGCCGGAGCTTAAAGCGAGAGTAATGCCTGGTACAGAGTTCTTTTTAGGTCATTCTGAGCAAGTCCTAGATGATGAGTGTCATTTGAATAATCCTGAAAAGGTTGCAGAACTGGAAGAACATTTTTCAGAGTTTCAAAATTTTGTTGAATTAACAAAAGCTTTAGTAAAACCTGAAGATACAAATCGAAAAAAATCATTCATCTGGGAAGAATGGTTGAAAGCATAA
- a CDS encoding flavocytochrome c, with protein sequence MKLVAIVGTNAKKSYNRNLLQFMKRHFAQKADIEILEITDVPMFNETDDQTDTPIIQKFNKAISEADGVIISTPEHNHTIPSSLNSLLEWLSFNIHPLDGKPTMIVGASYDIQGSSRAQLHLRQILDAPGVNATVMPGSEFLLGRAHRAFDDNGDLIDERTVDFLDSCFYRFLRFVSIANQLNLPEEVRFEPGTYHVTTEGHNGKLPMDVTISEDRIEKIEIDSSGESSGIADVVFTRIPAEIIEGQTLNVDAVSGASVTSNGVLDGVARAVKQAGANPDVLRKRSKAPSALDKEDKTYQADVVVVGGGGAGLAAAAAVLQAGKKPIVVEKFPAIGGNTVRAGGPMNAPDPAWQGTFAAHPGEAHTLQELIATDESTIDPEYLEDFRALKIEVEQYLQDPSYLFDSTLLYRIQTYIGGKRKDLQGNEIHGQYDLVSVLTERALESVRWLEDIGVEFVRSEVTMPVGALWRRGHKPVQPMGYAFISVLQKYVLEHGGKILTDSPVKELLVKDGAVKGVRAEGRNGQTIIVNADAVVLASGGFGANTKMLQKYNTYWTEIADDIATSNTPAVTGDGILLGQSVGADLVGMGFSQMMPVSDPMTGALFSGLQVPPANFIMVNTEGKRFVDEYGSRDKLSQAAIDNGGLFYLIADERIKETAYNTSQEKIDAQVKAGTLYRADTIEELAVQIGVDPQILVETIKNYNSYVDAGFDPEFNKGSFDLKCEVAPFYATPRKPAVHHTMGGLKIDTSTHVLNEKGQIIPGLYAAGEVAGGLHAGNRLGGNSLTDIFTFGRIAGQTAVKENC encoded by the coding sequence ATGAAATTAGTAGCTATTGTTGGGACTAATGCAAAAAAATCCTATAATCGCAACCTGTTGCAATTTATGAAAAGACATTTTGCTCAGAAAGCGGATATTGAGATTTTAGAAATAACAGATGTACCAATGTTCAATGAAACAGATGATCAAACAGATACACCTATTATTCAGAAGTTTAATAAAGCTATTTCAGAAGCTGATGGTGTCATTATCTCGACACCCGAGCACAATCATACGATTCCATCAAGTTTGAATAGCTTGCTCGAGTGGTTGTCTTTTAACATTCATCCACTAGACGGAAAGCCGACCATGATTGTCGGAGCTTCCTACGATATTCAAGGTTCTTCACGTGCCCAACTTCATCTTCGTCAGATTCTGGATGCTCCTGGGGTAAATGCAACAGTTATGCCAGGTAGTGAGTTTTTACTTGGTCGAGCGCATCGAGCGTTTGATGACAATGGAGATTTGATTGATGAGCGAACCGTTGATTTCCTAGATAGTTGTTTTTATCGCTTCCTTCGCTTTGTATCTATTGCAAACCAACTAAACCTTCCTGAAGAAGTTCGCTTTGAACCGGGGACTTACCATGTTACAACTGAAGGCCATAATGGTAAATTGCCGATGGATGTTACGATTTCTGAGGACCGTATTGAAAAAATTGAAATCGATTCTTCTGGAGAATCTTCAGGAATCGCAGATGTCGTCTTTACCCGTATTCCAGCAGAAATCATTGAGGGGCAAACATTAAATGTTGATGCGGTGTCAGGAGCTTCTGTGACTTCAAATGGTGTTTTAGATGGAGTTGCGCGTGCAGTCAAACAAGCAGGTGCAAATCCAGATGTTTTACGCAAGCGTTCAAAAGCGCCATCTGCCCTAGATAAAGAAGATAAGACCTATCAGGCAGACGTTGTCGTCGTAGGAGGTGGGGGAGCTGGTTTAGCTGCGGCTGCTGCAGTCTTACAAGCTGGTAAGAAGCCAATTGTTGTTGAGAAATTTCCTGCAATTGGAGGAAATACTGTTCGTGCAGGTGGTCCAATGAATGCACCAGATCCAGCATGGCAAGGAACCTTCGCAGCTCATCCAGGTGAGGCACATACGCTTCAAGAATTGATTGCGACAGATGAATCAACGATTGACCCAGAATATTTAGAGGACTTTAGAGCCTTGAAAATTGAGGTTGAACAGTATTTGCAGGACCCAAGCTATTTGTTCGATTCTACCTTGCTCTATCGTATCCAAACCTATATCGGTGGGAAACGAAAAGATTTACAAGGAAATGAAATTCATGGCCAATACGATTTGGTTTCTGTTTTAACCGAACGGGCCCTAGAGTCTGTTCGTTGGTTGGAAGACATCGGTGTTGAATTTGTTCGTAGTGAAGTGACAATGCCAGTTGGAGCCCTTTGGCGTCGTGGCCATAAGCCGGTTCAACCAATGGGGTATGCCTTTATATCTGTCCTACAAAAATATGTTCTAGAACATGGTGGCAAGATTTTGACAGATTCTCCAGTTAAAGAATTGCTTGTAAAAGACGGGGCTGTCAAGGGTGTCAGAGCAGAAGGTCGAAACGGTCAAACCATCATTGTCAATGCAGATGCTGTTGTTCTAGCTTCTGGAGGATTTGGTGCCAATACCAAGATGCTACAAAAATACAATACCTACTGGACTGAAATTGCAGATGATATTGCCACATCTAATACACCGGCTGTAACAGGAGATGGTATTCTTTTAGGGCAAAGTGTAGGTGCAGATTTGGTGGGTATGGGCTTTAGTCAAATGATGCCAGTATCCGATCCAATGACAGGAGCCCTCTTCTCAGGACTTCAAGTTCCTCCAGCAAACTTCATCATGGTAAATACTGAAGGGAAGCGATTTGTAGATGAGTACGGTAGCCGAGACAAGCTATCTCAAGCGGCGATTGATAATGGAGGCTTGTTCTATCTAATCGCAGATGAACGTATCAAGGAAACTGCCTACAATACTAGCCAAGAAAAAATCGATGCCCAAGTCAAAGCAGGCACTCTATATCGTGCAGATACGATAGAAGAGTTGGCGGTTCAGATTGGTGTGGATCCACAAATTCTAGTGGAAACGATTAAGAATTACAATTCCTATGTAGATGCAGGTTTTGATCCTGAATTTAATAAAGGTAGTTTTGATCTCAAGTGTGAGGTTGCGCCATTTTACGCAACACCGAGAAAACCTGCTGTTCACCATACAATGGGTGGGCTCAAGATTGATACTTCAACACACGTTTTGAATGAAAAAGGTCAGATTATCCCTGGTTTATATGCTGCTGGCGAAGTCGCAGGTGGACTCCATGCAGGTAACCGTCTAGGAGGAAATTCGCTTACGGATATCTTTACTTTTGGACGTATTGCAGGTCAAACAGCTGTTAAAGAAAATTGTTAG
- a CDS encoding L-lactate MFS transporter: MKETFNRWRILVASTAILLCTGAVYSFSVFAGPLSSSTGWSMSDIMLAFAINSAIGPIPMILGGYLVDKGYVKWTIALGALLFASGFYLTGYANSPAMLYLTYGLMAGLGQGFAYSGALSNSLRLFPDKRGLASGILTGGMGFAAVIASPVASNLIQQQDAFFAFRTIGLVYIVVIICAIFFIKAAPSGYQPAGWKAPVQTKQGATNKNWKQMLQSPLFYIIISMFFVGAFSGLMIASQASPIGQSMFGLSAGTAALYVSLYSIANSSGRFIWGSLSDKIGRSKTLLIIYSVIVLALFSLTIVPGQFGFTLGIIGLGICFGGVMGVFPSIVMENYGPANQGVNYGIVFTGYSLAAFFAPKVAVQMAMANNGNYSVAFYVAVALAFIGLMLTIFYMKKKA, encoded by the coding sequence ATGAAAGAGACATTCAATCGTTGGCGGATTTTAGTCGCGTCTACAGCCATTCTTCTTTGTACAGGTGCCGTCTATTCCTTTTCTGTTTTTGCCGGACCACTTAGCAGTTCAACAGGCTGGTCCATGTCTGATATTATGTTAGCATTTGCTATCAACTCTGCAATTGGTCCTATCCCCATGATTCTAGGAGGTTATTTAGTTGACAAAGGTTATGTAAAATGGACCATCGCCCTCGGTGCTCTCCTATTTGCTAGCGGATTTTACTTAACCGGCTATGCCAATTCACCAGCCATGCTTTATTTGACCTATGGATTAATGGCCGGGCTTGGTCAAGGTTTTGCCTATTCAGGTGCCCTCTCCAATTCACTTCGCCTCTTCCCTGATAAACGTGGCTTAGCCTCTGGAATTCTGACAGGCGGCATGGGATTTGCCGCAGTCATCGCTTCTCCAGTCGCAAGCAATCTCATTCAACAACAAGATGCCTTCTTTGCTTTTCGTACAATTGGGCTAGTCTATATTGTTGTTATCATCTGTGCAATTTTCTTTATCAAAGCAGCTCCAAGTGGATACCAACCAGCAGGCTGGAAAGCTCCAGTACAAACTAAGCAAGGAGCTACTAATAAAAACTGGAAACAAATGCTACAAAGTCCTCTGTTTTACATTATCATTAGCATGTTTTTTGTCGGCGCCTTTTCTGGTTTGATGATTGCCTCTCAAGCATCACCAATCGGTCAATCAATGTTTGGACTCTCTGCAGGCACTGCAGCTCTCTATGTCTCTCTTTATTCAATCGCAAACTCTAGTGGTCGTTTTATCTGGGGATCACTTTCTGATAAAATTGGCCGTTCAAAGACCTTATTGATTATCTATTCTGTCATTGTCCTAGCTTTATTCTCCCTAACTATCGTTCCTGGCCAATTCGGGTTTACCTTAGGAATTATTGGGCTTGGTATCTGCTTTGGTGGTGTTATGGGGGTCTTCCCATCTATCGTCATGGAAAATTACGGTCCTGCAAATCAAGGGGTCAACTACGGTATCGTCTTCACTGGATATTCTTTAGCAGCATTTTTCGCTCCTAAAGTCGCTGTTCAAATGGCAATGGCTAATAATGGAAATTATAGTGTAGCTTTTTATGTTGCTGTTGCTTTGGCCTTCATTGGACTTATGCTTACTATTTTTTATATGAAAAAGAAAGCTTAA
- the ruvB gene encoding Holliday junction branch migration DNA helicase RuvB, with translation MSRILDNEIMGDEELVERTLRPQYLREYIGQDKVKNQLQIFIEAAKMRDEALDHVLLFGPPGLGKTTMAFVIANELGVNLKQTSGPVIEKAGDLVAILNDLEPGDVLFIDEIHRLPMSVEEVLYSAMEDFYIDIMIGAGEGSRSVHLDLPPFTLIGATTRAGMLSNPLRARFGITGHMEYYAHADLTEIVERTANIFEMEITHEAAAELALRSRGTPRIANRLLKRVRDFAQIMGDGLIDDVITDKALTMLDIDHEGLDYVDQKILRTMIEMYGGGPVGLGTLSVNIAEERETVEDMYEPYLIQKGFIMRTRSGRVATAKAYEHLGYEYNEK, from the coding sequence ATGAGTAGAATTTTAGATAATGAAATCATGGGGGATGAGGAGTTAGTAGAACGTACGCTCCGTCCTCAGTATTTACGTGAATATATTGGGCAGGATAAGGTCAAGAATCAGCTTCAAATCTTTATCGAAGCAGCGAAGATGCGGGATGAAGCACTGGATCATGTACTCTTATTTGGGCCTCCAGGTTTGGGGAAAACGACCATGGCCTTTGTTATTGCCAATGAACTGGGAGTCAATCTCAAGCAAACATCAGGTCCTGTCATTGAAAAAGCGGGGGATCTGGTAGCGATTTTGAATGATTTGGAACCTGGAGACGTCCTCTTTATTGACGAAATTCATCGCCTGCCCATGTCGGTGGAAGAGGTACTTTATAGTGCCATGGAGGACTTTTACATCGACATTATGATTGGTGCAGGGGAAGGCAGTCGCAGTGTCCATTTGGACTTGCCACCTTTTACCTTGATTGGTGCGACGACCCGTGCGGGTATGCTCTCAAATCCTCTGCGAGCACGTTTCGGGATCACAGGTCATATGGAATACTACGCCCACGCTGACTTGACGGAAATTGTTGAGCGAACAGCAAATATTTTTGAGATGGAAATCACCCATGAGGCAGCTGCTGAGTTGGCGCTCCGTAGTCGAGGGACTCCCCGTATTGCCAATCGTCTCCTCAAGCGCGTGCGCGACTTTGCCCAGATTATGGGGGATGGCTTAATCGATGATGTCATTACGGATAAGGCCTTGACCATGCTGGATATAGACCATGAAGGGTTGGACTATGTGGACCAGAAAATCCTTCGTACTATGATTGAGATGTATGGTGGTGGTCCTGTAGGCCTCGGGACTCTTTCTGTTAATATTGCCGAGGAGCGTGAGACGGTGGAGGATATGTATGAACCTTACCTGATCCAGAAAGGTTTTATCATGCGAACACGGTCTGGACGGGTTGCAACGGCTAAGGCCTATGAGCATTTGGGCTATGAGTACAATGAAAAATGA